In one window of Solanum pennellii chromosome 2, SPENNV200 DNA:
- the LOC107011271 gene encoding katanin p80 WD40 repeat-containing subunit B1 homolog isoform X1: MANRGYKLQEFVAHSGNVNCLRFGKKTCRQFLTGGDDQNVNLWSIGKPTSTTSLSGHTSPIESVAFDSAEVLVLAGASSGVIKLWDLEETKMVRTLTGHRSYCTACEFHPFGEFFASGSMDTNLKIWDIRKKGCIHTYKGHTRGISTIRFSPDGRWVVSGGFDNVVKVWDLTAGKLLHDFKFHEGHIRSIDFHPLEFLLATGSADRTVNFWDLETFELIGSTRREAAGVRSITFHPEGRTLFCGLDDSLKVYSWEPVNCHDSVEMGWSTLSDLCIHDGKLVGGAYYQNYVGVWVADISLIDPHGAGSTPDRQSNLEQKQDHVESRLERIGSNRSSNSNLRCTSPDIDSKEIKNIYVDSENPVTIKKVTSPSPKVVPPLNSKENKNQLSQKLNSVVGLPAKINGLPVGKSFVVPSVVPRDIPEEKKLDTCRRESVSATSASSGIPQKPSHIKCPSSNNFDMEKISVALQSEIADNLLRTEDCKKESDINSRLMADNDSRERSEAKDSAGKHGGEKLEKTSLQPPLNSRENRNVGSEGRKELHPVRFVNGVAVVRGRTRSLVERFEKREGLNMDDVHKLDAVSHSKTEETDVSPLPPSCSKDEELETFSTKFEEEPETSPLTASRFKTEEAMRPMPSAHSKVEETNSSALQASQYEVEELEASHKPASKSKSEEVRKNHLPASHSEAEKLEASPMLASQFKYEEVRESHLPASCSKAEEFEASPILASQVKSEGVRKSRLPTSRSRAGELEASSIPASQLKPENVRRSRLSASRSKAEELEASPVPVSKFRSGTRTSRLSAFRSKAEEAKTSRLLASRSKAEEAQTLRLLSSGSNAEQPQIAPLPDTNQQIIARCEPVQNDDIIIEDLMQRHDVLLNSFRSRLTKLQVVRHYWERNDIRGAFEALRKLSDYSVQADVVSVLVDKMEIITLDLFSFLLPVLLALLETKIERHANVSLELLLKLVAVFGPVVRSAASARPSVGVDLHAEARIKCCRQCFAYLQDIQKTLPELIRGGGQPAKGAVQLNLLLQES, from the exons ATGGCTAATCGTGGCTACAAATTGC AGGAATTTGTGGCGCATTCGGGGAATGTAAACTGTTTAAGGTTTGGGAAGAAGACGTGTAGACAGTTTCTCACTGGTGGAGATGATCAGAATGTGAATCTTTGGTCCATTGGTAAACCAACATCCACCACC AGCCTAAGTGGGCATACGAGTCCAATAGAATCTGTAGCTTTTGACTCAGCAGAGGTTCTAGTGCTTGCTGGAGCTTCATCAGGTGTAATAAAGCTATGGGATCTGGAAGAAACAAAAA TGGTTCGCACTCTTACGGGACACAGATCATATTGCACTGCCTGTGAATTCCATCCTTTTGGTGAATTTTTTGCATCTGGATCTATGGACACTAATCTTAAGATATGGGatataagaaaaaaaggatGCATCCACACATACAAAGGTCATACTCGAGGAATAAGTACCATACGATTCTCCCCTGATGGCCGCTGGGTGGTTTCTGGCGGATTTGACAATGTTGTGAAG GTATGGGACCTAACAGCTGGAAAGCTCTTGCACGACTTTAAGTTCCATGAAGGGCACATTCGATCCATAGATTTCCATCCACTTGAGTTTCTTTTGGCAACAG GTTCAGCTGACCGCACCGTGAACTTTTGGGATTTGGAAACATTTGAATTGATTGGATCGACTCGACGTGAG GCTGCAGGAGTACGATCAATCACCTTTCACCCGGAAGGAAGGACTCTGTTTTGTGGATTGGATGATAGCTTGAAG GTTTATTCATGGGAGCCTGTAAATTGTCATGACTCTGTTGAAATGGGATGGTCGACTTTAAGCGATCTCTGCATACATGATGGGAAGCTTGTAGGTGGTGCTTATTACCAAAACTATGTTGGAGTTTGGGTTGCAGATATTTCG CTTATTGATCCCCATGGAGCTGGTTCAACTCCAGATAGACAAAGTAACTTGGAGCAGAAACAGGACCATGTGGAGAGTCGTTTAGAAAGAATAGGAAGCAACAGAAGTTCTAATTCAAATCTTCGCTGCACATCACCTGATATTGATTCCAAGGAAATAAAGAACATATATGTGGACA GTGAAAATCCTGTAACCATTAAGAAAGTTACTTCTCCTTCTCCAAAAGTGGTTCCTCCTTTAAATTCTAAGGAAAACAAGAATCAGTTGAGTCAGAAGCTTAATTCTGTTGTAGGTTTACCTGCAAAAATTAATGGATTGCCAGTAGGTAAATCATTTGTCGTCCCCAGTGTGGTACCTCGTGATATTCCAGAGGAGAAGAAATTGGATACTTGTAGAAGGGAATCTGTTTCTGCAACCAGTGCAAGTAGTGGTATACCACAAAAGCCGTCTCACATAAAGTGCCCATCCAGCAACAACTTTGATATGGAGAAGATTTCTGTGGCTCTTCAGTCTGAAATTGCAGACAACTTGCTGCGTACAGAAGATTGTAAGAAGGAATCAGATATTAATAGCAGGCTTATGGCAGATAATGATTCCAGAGAACGTTCCGAGGCAAAAGATTCTGCTGGCAAGCATGGTGGAGAAAAGCTAGAGAAAACTTCATTGCAACCACCGCTGAATAGTCGGGAGAACC GTAATGTGGGTTCAGAAGGTAGGAAAGAGTTGCATCCAGTTAGATTTGTGAATGGAG TGGCGGTAGTGCGAGGAAGGACGCGCAGTTTGGTTGAGAGGTTTGAGAAAAGGGAAGGGTTGAACATGGATGATGTCCATAAGCTGGATGCGGTGTCTCATTCTAAAACTGAGGAAACAGACGTATCCCCTTTGCCACCTTCTTGTAGTAAAGATGAGGAACTAGAAACCTTTTccacaaaatttgaagaagaaccAGAAACATCACCTTTGACAGCTTCTCGTTTTAAAACAGAGGAAGCAATGCGCCCCATGCCTTCAGCTCATTCGAAAGTTGAGGAAACAAATTCATCTGCTTTGCAAGCTTCTCAATATGAAGTTGAGGAATTAGAAGCATCCCATAAGCCAGCTTCTAAATCTAAATCTGAGGAAGTAAGAAAAAACCATTTACCAGCTTCTCATTCTGAAGCTGAGAAATTAGAGGCATCCCCTATGCTAGCTTCTCAGTTTAAATATGAGGAAGTTAGAGAATCCCATTTACCAGCTTCTTGTTCTAAAGCTGAGGAATTTGAAGCATCCCCTATCCTAGCTTCACAGGTTAAATCTGAGGGCGTAAGGAAGTCTCGTTTGCCAACTTCTCGTTCTAGAGCTGGGGAATTAGAAGCATCCTCTATACCAGCTTCACAGCTTAAACCTGAGAATGTAAGAAGATCCCGTTTATCAGCTTCTCGTTCTAAAGCTGAGGAACTAGAAGCATCCCCTGTGCCTGTTTCTAAGTTTAGAAGTGGAACAAGAACATCCCGTTTGTCGGCTTTTCGTTCAAAAGCTGAGGAAGCTAAAACATCACGATTATTAGCTTCTCGTTCTAAAGCTGAGGAGGCACAAACATTGCGCCTGTTGTCTTCTGGTTCTAATGCTGAGCAACCACAAATAGCCCCTTTGCCG GATACTAATCAGCAGATCATTGCACGGTGTGAGCCAGTGCAGAATGATGATATAATTATTGAAGATCTTATGCAACGCCATGATGTGCTGCTAAATTCGTTTAGATCTCGTTTGACAAAGCTGCAG GTAGTTCGTCACTACTGGGAACGGAATGACATCAGGGGTGCTTTTGAGGCCTTGAGGAAGTTGTCAGATTATTCT GTGCAAGCTGATGTTGTGAGTGTCCTCGTAGATAAAATGGAGATTATCACTTTGGATTTGTTTTCCTTCTTGTTGCCTGTACTGTTAGCCTTACTTGAAACTAAGATAGAAAG GCATGCAAATGTTTCCCTGGAGCTGTTGTTGAAACTTGTTGCAGTCTTTGGACCAGTAGTTCGCTCAGCCGCTTCAGCACGTCCATCTGTAGGGGTTGATCTTCATGCAGAAGCAAG AATTAAGTGCTGCAGGCAGTGCTTTGCCTACCTCCAAGATATACAGAAAACACTTCCTGAACTTATAAG GGGAGGGGGTCAGCCGGCAAAAGGTGCAGTACAATTAAATCTCCTACTTCAAGAATCATAG
- the LOC107011271 gene encoding katanin p80 WD40 repeat-containing subunit B1 homolog isoform X2, whose product MGSGRNKNVVVRTLTGHRSYCTACEFHPFGEFFASGSMDTNLKIWDIRKKGCIHTYKGHTRGISTIRFSPDGRWVVSGGFDNVVKVWDLTAGKLLHDFKFHEGHIRSIDFHPLEFLLATGSADRTVNFWDLETFELIGSTRREAAGVRSITFHPEGRTLFCGLDDSLKVYSWEPVNCHDSVEMGWSTLSDLCIHDGKLVGGAYYQNYVGVWVADISLIDPHGAGSTPDRQSNLEQKQDHVESRLERIGSNRSSNSNLRCTSPDIDSKEIKNIYVDSENPVTIKKVTSPSPKVVPPLNSKENKNQLSQKLNSVVGLPAKINGLPVGKSFVVPSVVPRDIPEEKKLDTCRRESVSATSASSGIPQKPSHIKCPSSNNFDMEKISVALQSEIADNLLRTEDCKKESDINSRLMADNDSRERSEAKDSAGKHGGEKLEKTSLQPPLNSRENRNVGSEGRKELHPVRFVNGVAVVRGRTRSLVERFEKREGLNMDDVHKLDAVSHSKTEETDVSPLPPSCSKDEELETFSTKFEEEPETSPLTASRFKTEEAMRPMPSAHSKVEETNSSALQASQYEVEELEASHKPASKSKSEEVRKNHLPASHSEAEKLEASPMLASQFKYEEVRESHLPASCSKAEEFEASPILASQVKSEGVRKSRLPTSRSRAGELEASSIPASQLKPENVRRSRLSASRSKAEELEASPVPVSKFRSGTRTSRLSAFRSKAEEAKTSRLLASRSKAEEAQTLRLLSSGSNAEQPQIAPLPDTNQQIIARCEPVQNDDIIIEDLMQRHDVLLNSFRSRLTKLQVVRHYWERNDIRGAFEALRKLSDYSVQADVVSVLVDKMEIITLDLFSFLLPVLLALLETKIERHANVSLELLLKLVAVFGPVVRSAASARPSVGVDLHAEARIKCCRQCFAYLQDIQKTLPELIRGGGQPAKGAVQLNLLLQES is encoded by the exons ATGGGATCTGGAAGAAACAAAAA TGTAGTGGTTCGCACTCTTACGGGACACAGATCATATTGCACTGCCTGTGAATTCCATCCTTTTGGTGAATTTTTTGCATCTGGATCTATGGACACTAATCTTAAGATATGGGatataagaaaaaaaggatGCATCCACACATACAAAGGTCATACTCGAGGAATAAGTACCATACGATTCTCCCCTGATGGCCGCTGGGTGGTTTCTGGCGGATTTGACAATGTTGTGAAG GTATGGGACCTAACAGCTGGAAAGCTCTTGCACGACTTTAAGTTCCATGAAGGGCACATTCGATCCATAGATTTCCATCCACTTGAGTTTCTTTTGGCAACAG GTTCAGCTGACCGCACCGTGAACTTTTGGGATTTGGAAACATTTGAATTGATTGGATCGACTCGACGTGAG GCTGCAGGAGTACGATCAATCACCTTTCACCCGGAAGGAAGGACTCTGTTTTGTGGATTGGATGATAGCTTGAAG GTTTATTCATGGGAGCCTGTAAATTGTCATGACTCTGTTGAAATGGGATGGTCGACTTTAAGCGATCTCTGCATACATGATGGGAAGCTTGTAGGTGGTGCTTATTACCAAAACTATGTTGGAGTTTGGGTTGCAGATATTTCG CTTATTGATCCCCATGGAGCTGGTTCAACTCCAGATAGACAAAGTAACTTGGAGCAGAAACAGGACCATGTGGAGAGTCGTTTAGAAAGAATAGGAAGCAACAGAAGTTCTAATTCAAATCTTCGCTGCACATCACCTGATATTGATTCCAAGGAAATAAAGAACATATATGTGGACA GTGAAAATCCTGTAACCATTAAGAAAGTTACTTCTCCTTCTCCAAAAGTGGTTCCTCCTTTAAATTCTAAGGAAAACAAGAATCAGTTGAGTCAGAAGCTTAATTCTGTTGTAGGTTTACCTGCAAAAATTAATGGATTGCCAGTAGGTAAATCATTTGTCGTCCCCAGTGTGGTACCTCGTGATATTCCAGAGGAGAAGAAATTGGATACTTGTAGAAGGGAATCTGTTTCTGCAACCAGTGCAAGTAGTGGTATACCACAAAAGCCGTCTCACATAAAGTGCCCATCCAGCAACAACTTTGATATGGAGAAGATTTCTGTGGCTCTTCAGTCTGAAATTGCAGACAACTTGCTGCGTACAGAAGATTGTAAGAAGGAATCAGATATTAATAGCAGGCTTATGGCAGATAATGATTCCAGAGAACGTTCCGAGGCAAAAGATTCTGCTGGCAAGCATGGTGGAGAAAAGCTAGAGAAAACTTCATTGCAACCACCGCTGAATAGTCGGGAGAACC GTAATGTGGGTTCAGAAGGTAGGAAAGAGTTGCATCCAGTTAGATTTGTGAATGGAG TGGCGGTAGTGCGAGGAAGGACGCGCAGTTTGGTTGAGAGGTTTGAGAAAAGGGAAGGGTTGAACATGGATGATGTCCATAAGCTGGATGCGGTGTCTCATTCTAAAACTGAGGAAACAGACGTATCCCCTTTGCCACCTTCTTGTAGTAAAGATGAGGAACTAGAAACCTTTTccacaaaatttgaagaagaaccAGAAACATCACCTTTGACAGCTTCTCGTTTTAAAACAGAGGAAGCAATGCGCCCCATGCCTTCAGCTCATTCGAAAGTTGAGGAAACAAATTCATCTGCTTTGCAAGCTTCTCAATATGAAGTTGAGGAATTAGAAGCATCCCATAAGCCAGCTTCTAAATCTAAATCTGAGGAAGTAAGAAAAAACCATTTACCAGCTTCTCATTCTGAAGCTGAGAAATTAGAGGCATCCCCTATGCTAGCTTCTCAGTTTAAATATGAGGAAGTTAGAGAATCCCATTTACCAGCTTCTTGTTCTAAAGCTGAGGAATTTGAAGCATCCCCTATCCTAGCTTCACAGGTTAAATCTGAGGGCGTAAGGAAGTCTCGTTTGCCAACTTCTCGTTCTAGAGCTGGGGAATTAGAAGCATCCTCTATACCAGCTTCACAGCTTAAACCTGAGAATGTAAGAAGATCCCGTTTATCAGCTTCTCGTTCTAAAGCTGAGGAACTAGAAGCATCCCCTGTGCCTGTTTCTAAGTTTAGAAGTGGAACAAGAACATCCCGTTTGTCGGCTTTTCGTTCAAAAGCTGAGGAAGCTAAAACATCACGATTATTAGCTTCTCGTTCTAAAGCTGAGGAGGCACAAACATTGCGCCTGTTGTCTTCTGGTTCTAATGCTGAGCAACCACAAATAGCCCCTTTGCCG GATACTAATCAGCAGATCATTGCACGGTGTGAGCCAGTGCAGAATGATGATATAATTATTGAAGATCTTATGCAACGCCATGATGTGCTGCTAAATTCGTTTAGATCTCGTTTGACAAAGCTGCAG GTAGTTCGTCACTACTGGGAACGGAATGACATCAGGGGTGCTTTTGAGGCCTTGAGGAAGTTGTCAGATTATTCT GTGCAAGCTGATGTTGTGAGTGTCCTCGTAGATAAAATGGAGATTATCACTTTGGATTTGTTTTCCTTCTTGTTGCCTGTACTGTTAGCCTTACTTGAAACTAAGATAGAAAG GCATGCAAATGTTTCCCTGGAGCTGTTGTTGAAACTTGTTGCAGTCTTTGGACCAGTAGTTCGCTCAGCCGCTTCAGCACGTCCATCTGTAGGGGTTGATCTTCATGCAGAAGCAAG AATTAAGTGCTGCAGGCAGTGCTTTGCCTACCTCCAAGATATACAGAAAACACTTCCTGAACTTATAAG GGGAGGGGGTCAGCCGGCAAAAGGTGCAGTACAATTAAATCTCCTACTTCAAGAATCATAG